The DNA region TCGACAAGGCCGTCAAGCAGATGCGCGGCGAGCCGGGCACCAAGGTCACGCTGACGATCTTCCGCAAGAGCGACGACCGCACGTTCCCGATTACGGTCACGCGCGCGGTCATCCGCGTGCAGAGCGTGAAGATGAAGCTGCTCGACCCGGGCTACGCGTACATCCGGATCACGAGCTTCCAGGAGCGCACGACGCCCGATCTCGCCGCGAAGCTGCAGGACATCGCGCGCCAGCAGCCGAACCTGAAGGGCCTGATCGTCGACCTGCGCAACAACGGCGGCGGCCTGCTGCAGAGCGCGGTCGGCGTCGCCGGCGCGTTCCTGCCGCCCGACTCCGTCGTCGTGTCGACCAACGGTCAGATCCCGGATTCGAAGCAGGTCTACCGCGACACCTACGACAACTACCGCCTGCCGTCCTTCGACGGCGATCCGCTGAAGAACCTGCCGCCGGTCTTCAAGACCGTGCCGATGATCGTGCTGACGAACGCGTATTCGGCGTCCGCGTCGGAAATCGTCGCCGGCGCGCTGCAGGATGCGAAGCGCGCGCAGATCATGGGCAAGACGACGTTCGGCAAGGGCTCGGTGCAGACGGTTCGTCCGATGACGGCCGACACCGCGCTGCGCCTGACGACCGCCTACTACTACACGCCGAGCGGCCGTTCGATCCAGAACAAGGGCATCACGCCCGACGTGCCGGTCGATCAGTACGCGGACGGCGATCCGGACGACGTGCTCGTGACGCGCGAGGTCGACTATACGAACCACCTCGCGAACACGCAGGATCCGAACGAGAAGAAGGAACAGGAAGAGCGCGAGCAGCGCCGGATGGATCAGCTGCGCGTCCTCGAAGAGCAGAACGACAAGAAGACGCCGGAGCAGCGCCAGAAGGACCGCGATCGCAAGCCGATCGAGTTCGGCAGCGCCGACGACTTCATGATGCAGCAGGCGCTCAACAAGCTCGAAGGCAAGCCGGTGCAGGAATCGAAGTCGCGCCTCGCCGAGAGCACGACGAAGAGCCCGGCCACCAAGGCCGCGACGCCCGCGAAGGCGTCGGGCGCGAAGGCCGCCGCACCGAAGCCCGCGTCGGCACCGCAGTAAGCGCCGGCCGGCATCCGACGGGCCATCGCGGGAAGACCGCGATGGCCCGTTTTTCATGCGCGCCTAAAATAACGCTACGTCCGCCGCCTCGCTCACGACTCCCATGAACGACGATCAACTCCTTCGCTACTCCCGCCACATCCTCGTCGACGAAATCGGCATCGAGGCGCAGCAGCGCTTCCTCGACGCGCATGCGCTCGTCGTCGGCGCGGGCGGGCTCGGCTCGCCGGCCGCGATGTATCTGGCGGCCTCCGGCGTCGGCACGATCACGCTGGTCGACGCCGACACGGTCGATCTCACGAACCTGCAGCGGCAGATCCTGCACGCGACGGCCTCCGTCGGGCGCAGCAAGGTCGAATCGGGGCGCGACACGCTCGCGCGGCTGAACCCGGAAGTGACCGTGCATGCGGTCGCGGCGCGCGTCGACGATGCGTGGCTCGACGAACACGTGCCGCGGGCGGGCGTCGTGCTCGACTGCACCGACAACTTCGCGACACGCCATGCGATCAACCGCGCGTGCGTCGCGCACGGCGTGCCGCTCGTGTCGGGCGCCGCGCTGCGCTTCGACGGCCAGATCAGCACGTTCGACTTCCGCGACCCGGCCGCGCCCTGCTACGCGTGCGTGTTTCCGGAAGACCAGCCGTTCGAGGAAGTCGCGTGCGCGACGATGGGCGTGTTCGCGCCGACGGTCGGGATCATCGGCGCGATGCAGGCCGCCGAAGCGCTGCGCGTGATCGGCGCGATCGGCACGACGCTCAACGGCCGGCTGATGATGCTCGATTCGCTGCGGATGGAATGGACGACGATGAAGATCGCGCGCCAGGCCGACTGCCCCGTGTGCCAGGGCCGGCACTGACGCGCGCGATGCATGCGCCGAACGGGCCGCATGCATGACCGTGACGTTTCGCTACTTTCGCGGCGGTTTCACGGCGCGGCCCCGCGTCGCCTAGGCGGCCGCGTCGTCCGCGCGCGGCTCCGCGACCGCCAGCCGCTTGAGCGCCGCCTGCACTTCCTCGGGCTCGAACGCGGCCAGCACGTCGGCCGTCGGCTTCTCGAGCGCCTTCAGATGCGCGCGCAGGATCTCCTGCTTCACGACCAGCAACTGGCTCGGATGCATCGAGAACTCGGTGAGCCCCATCCCGAGCAACAGGCGCGTGAGCGTCGGATCGCCCGCCATCTCCCCGCACACCGACACCGATACGCCCGCGCGCTTCGCTTCGCGCAGCGTATAGGAGATCAGGTGCAGCACCGCCGGATGCAGCGGGTCGTACAGGTGCGCGACCGCGTTGTCCGCACGGTCGATCGCGAGCGTGTACTGGATCAGGTCGTTGGTGCCGATCGACAGGAAGTCGAAGCGTTTCAGGAACAGCGGCAGCGCGATCGCCGCGGCCGGGATCTCGATCATCGCGCCGATGCGCACGTTCGGGTCGTACGCGAGCCCCGCGTCGTCGAGCTGGCGCTTCGCCTCGCGGATCAGGTCGAGCGTCTGGTCGATTTCCTGCGCGTGCGCGAGCATCGGGATCAGGATCTTCACCTGCCCGAACGCGGACGCGCGCAGGATCGCGCGCAGCTGCGTGAGGAACATCTGCGGCTCGGACAGGCTCCAGCGGATCGCACGCAGGCCGAGCGCGGGGTTCGGCGCCGTCTCGTAGCCTTCGTCGAGCGCCTCGAGCGGCTTGTCCGCGCCGACGTCGATCGTGCGGATCGTCACCGGCATGCCCTTCATCCACTCGACCGCACGCTTGTACGCGGCGAACTGCTCCTCCTCTTCCGGCATCTCCTTCTGATGCATGAACAGGAACTCGGAGCGGAACAGCCCGACGCCGACCGCGCCGGCCTCGACCGCGGCCTTCGCGTCGTCGGGCAGCTCGATGTTCGCGTACAGCTCGATCTTGGTGCCGCACAACGTTTGCGTCGGCGAGAACTTCAGGCGCTGCAGCTTGCGCTGCTCGAGCAGCTTCTCGGACTGGCGGTACGAATATTCCTCGAGGACGATCGGCGCGGGATCGACGATCACGATCCCCTGGTCGCCATCGACGATGATCAGGTCGTCCTGGCGGATCAGCGCACTCGCATGCTGGACGCCGACCGCGGCCGGAATGCCGAGGCTGCGCGCGACGATCGCCGTGTGCGACGTGCGGCCGCCGAGATCGGTGACGAACGCCTGGAACGACTGCGACTTGAACTGCATCATGTCGGCCGGCGCGATGTCGTGCGCGACGACGATCATCTCGTTCTGGCCGCGCGCGGCCGCGCGATCGAGCGCCTGCGACGCGGACGGCGCGCCGGCGAGCGCCTTCAGCACGCGCTCGACCACCTGTTCGATGTCGGCCTTGCGCTCGCGCAGGTATTCATCCTCGATGTCGTCGAAATGGCGCGTGAGCAGCTCGAGTTGCTCGGTCAGCGCCCATTCGACGTTGTAGCGGCGCGTGCGCACCAGATCGATGGTTTCCTGCACGAGCATCGCGTCGCTCAGGATCATCGTGTGCACGTCGATGAACGCGCCCACTTCGCTCGGGGTGTCGTCGGTCAGGTCGGCGCGCAGCGCGTTGAGTTCGCGATGCACGACTTCGCGCGCCGTGCGAAAACGCTCGACCTCGGCGTCGATCTGGTTCGCCTCGATCAGGTAATGGGCGACGTCGAGCGCCGCCGGCGCGATCAGATACGCTCGCCCGATCGCGATACCACGTGAGACGGGAATGCCATGCAGCGTGAAGGACACGCGCACCTCCTCTGTACAAGTAAAGCCGCGGCACACCGCTGCGATGCGCTTATGACCCCGGGTAGCGATTATAAATTCCGTCCCTCCATGCTGGCTGCATGCACCGCAGCATTGTGCGTTCCGCACCAATGCTCGGGACGAAAAAAATGCCGCGGAAAACGCGGCATTCTGCTCGGAAACGGCAACGATCCCGCGCGGGGATCACTGACCTTCGCCGAATTTGTCCGCGATCAGCTTGAGCAGCGCATCCATCGCTTCGCGCTCGTCGGGACCTTCGGTCTCGATCGTCACCGAACTGCCGATGCCCGCCGCGAGCATCATCACGCCCATGATGCTTTTCGCGTTGATCTTGCGCCCGTTGCGCGTCATCCAGACTTCCGACTGGAAGTTGCCGGCCAGTTGCGTAAGCTTGGCCGATGCGCGTGCATGGAGCCCCAATTTGTTGACGATGGTGGTTTCTTGTTGAAGCATGATTCTCGGTCGGGTCGGTCGAGGCCGCCGGCGACGTGCGTCGGCGGCTCGGTCTAAAACGGGAAAACGGGCGCTCAGTGCGATTCGGTGCGCGGTTGCGGCTCGGGCGGAATCGGCGCGCACTGGCCGCAGCCGGCTTCGGTCGGCGGCGGCGGCGTGCCGGCCGCCACTTCATGGACGCCCTTCGCGCCGCCGGACAGCGCCTTGTCGACGAGCTTGTCGAGCGGCACGGTACGGTAGCAGACGGCCCGCACCAGCATCGGCAGGTTCACGCCCGCCAGCACGCGCACGTTATCGAGCTTCGCGAGCTGGCCCGCGATGTTCGCGGGCGTCGCGCCGTACATGTCGGTCAGCACGACGACGCCGTTCTCTTCCCTGAGCCGCGCGAGCTCCGCGTGCGCGAACGCCATCACCTGGGTGGGGTCGCTGTCCGCCAGCACGTCGATACAGCCGATGCGCGCGGGCACGCCGCCGTAGATGTGCGCGATGCAGTCCCGCAACGCGGTGGCGAGCGGCGCGTGCGCGATGATCAGAATCCCGGCCATGTCAGACCGCCTCCGGCCGCCCCTGGCGGCCCGACGCCCCGCGGCGGGGCCACGAGCATAGCGAGTATGGGAATCGTTTCATGTTCAGCCTTGCAACGGTTTCGGCCCGACCGCCGGGCCTTCGGCGCGCTGGTCGCGGCACCGGGCAAGCGGGCATTGTAGCAGGCCGGTCGAACGGCTCCGGCGACGGGGGGCCTGCGCGTCCGCCGCCGGAATTGCGCGCGAAGCGGGCTACGCGGCCGCCCGCTCCAGCGCGTCGATGAACATCGCGGCGACGTCGAAACCCGTCTGCTCCATGATTTCGCGGAAGCACGTCGGGCTCGTCACGTTCACCTCGGTCAACCAGTCGCCGATCGCGTCGAGCCCGACCAGCAGTAGCCCGCGCGCGGCGAGCACCGGCCCGAGCGTCTCGGCGATCTCGCGGTCGTGCGGCGTCAGCGGCTGCGCGACGCCCAGCCCGCCCGCGGCGAGATTGCCGCGCACCTCGCTGCCCTGCGGGATCCGCGCGAGCGAATACGGCACCGGCTCGCCCGCGATCAGCAGGATGCGCTTGTCGCCGGCCGTGATCTCGGGGATGAACTTCTGAATCATCAGCGAGCGCGTGCCGTCATGACCGAGCATCTCGATGATCGCGCCGAGATTCATCCCGTCGGCCTTCACGCGGAACACACCCATCCCGCCCATCCCGTCGAGCGGCTTCACGATCACGTCGCCGTGCGCGGCGTGGAACGCCCGCAAGCGCGCGGCGTCGCGCGTGACGAGCGTCGGCGCGACGAACTGCGGAAACTCGCCGATCGCGAGCTTCTCCGAGTGATCGCGGATCGACTGAGGCTTGTTGAACACGCGTGCGCCTGCCCGCTCGGCCAGCTCGAGCATCCAGGTCGCCGTCACGTACTCCATGTCGAACGGCGGATCCTTGCGCATCAGCACCGCGCCGAACGACGTCATCTGACGCGATTCGTGGGCGCCTGCCTCGTACCACGGATGGCGATGCAGGTCGGTCGTGTCGCCGACGATCGTCACGCGCTGCACGTCCGCCTCGACGCCCGAGCCCGTCCACGCGAGCTGGTGCGGCTGGCATGTGTAGATCGCATGCCCGCGCCGCGCGGCCTCCGCCATCATCGCGTAGGTCGAATCCTTGTAGATCTTGAAGCGCTCGAGCGGGTCGGCGATAAAGAGAATGTCCATGCGGGTCCTGTACGTAGCGAAGCCGTTACACCTGGATGGCTTCGGGATCGGTCTTTTCCAGTTCGATCGACGACGCGATCAGCGACAGGCGCGCGACGACGCCGTACATGTAGAAACGGTTCGGCGGCGCGGCGCCCGGCTTGGCGCCGGCATCCGGCAGCGCGGTGTGCTCGAAGCCGAGCGGCACGTAGTGCATGCCCGGCGCGTTCAGGTTCTGGTCGCGCTCGCGGCCGCCGTGCGTGCGGTAGAAGCCGCCGACCACGTAGCGGTCGATCATGTACACGACCGGTTCCGCGACTTCGTCGCCGACGCGCTCGAACGTATAGACGCCTTCCTGCACGATCACGTCGCGCACCGCGAGGCCGGCCTTCGACTCGGCCATCTGCGTGCGCTCGGCCTTCGACATCCGGCCGATCTCGGCCGCGTCGTGCACGGTCATCACGCCGCGCCCGGCAGTGCCGGCGTCGGCCTTCACGACGACGTACGGCTTTTCGCTGATCCCGTATTCGCGATACTTGCGCGCGATCTTCTTCAGCACGCCGTCGATCGCGTCGGCGAGCGCCTGCTCGCCTTCATGCGCCTGCCAGTCGACGCCTTCGACATGCGCGAAATACGGATTCACCATCCACGGATCGACGCCGACCATCTTCGCGAACTTCTTCGCGACGTCGTCGTAGCACGAGAAGTGCGTCGACTTGCGACGCACGGCCCAGCCCGCGTGCAGCGGCGGCAGCAGGTACTGCTCGTGCAGGTTTTCCAGCACGGCGGGAATCCCGGCCGACAGGTCGTTGTTCAGCAGGATCGAGCACGGATCGAAATTCTTCAGGCCGAGGCGGCGCTGCGAACGCTCGAGCGGCTCGAGCACGATCTTCTGGCCGTCGGCCAGCGTGATCGGCGTCATGTCGGTGATGCTCGGATCGAGCGAGCCGAAGCGCACGTTCAGGCCGGCCTGGCGCATGATCGTCGCGAGCCGCGCGACGTTTTCGAGGTAGAACGCGTTGCGGGTCGGCAGCTCGGGGATCACGAGCAGGTTCTTCGCGTCCGGGCAGATCTTCTCGATCGCGGCCATCGCGGCCTGGACGGCGAGCGGCAGCACTTCGGACGGCAGATTATTGAATGCGCCGGGGAACAGGTTCGCGTCGACGGGCGCCAGCTTGAAGCCGGCGTTGCGCAGGTCCACCGAACAATAGAACGGCGGGGTGTGTTCCTGCCATTCGAGCCTGAACCAGCGTTCGATCGCAGGCGTCGCGTCGAGGATCTTCTGCTCGAGTTCGAGCAGCGGACCGTTCAACGCGGTAACGAGGTGGGGAACCATGAATCACTCGCGAGCGGGAGAATGAAGATTGTAGAGCAATTGCTTTGCCCATTTGGGGATTGTTCCCGGCTTCACAAGGATTTGGAGGAAGTTTTCGGCTATTGACCCGATAGGTCGAAGGGTTATGCGCTGCGGCGGCACGACGCAGGAGAAAAAAACGCCCGCCGGGTGGGGCGGGCCGAAGTCGCTGCGCTCATTCGTGGCGGGCGCCGTCTGCGCGGCGGCCCGCCGTCATCCGTACGACTTATTCGACGTGCTCGCCGTGCAGCACCACGTCGAGGCCTTCGCGCTCTTCCTCTTCGCTCACGCGCAGGCCGATCGTCAGGTCGATCAGTTTCAGCAGCACGAAGCTCAGCACGCCGCTGTACACCAGCGTGATCAGCACGCCCTTCGCCTGCAGCAGCAGGCTGCCGTCGAAACCGCCGATGTCCTTCACCGCGAACACGCCGGTCAGCAGTGCGCCGAGCACCCCGCCCACGCCGTGCACGCCGAACGCGTCGAGCGAATCGTCGTAGCCGAGCTTCGACTTGAGCCACGTCGCCGACCAGTAGCACACGACGCCGGCGGCGATGCCGATCACGAGCGCACCCGGTACACCGACGAAGCCGGCCGCCGGCGTGATCGCGACGAGACCCGCGACCGCGCCCGACACGATGCCGAGCACCGACGGCTTGCCGTGCGTGAGCCACTCGGCGAACATCCAGCCGAGCGCCGCGCAGGCCGTCGCGATTTGCGTCGTCAGCATCGCGAAGCCGGCACGGCCATCGGCCGCAACTGCCGAACCCGCGTTGAAGCCGAACCAGCCGACCCACAGCATCGAGCCGCCGATCATCGTCAGCACGAGGTTGTGCGGCGCCATCGATTCACGGCCGAAGCCGACGCGCTTGCCGAGCATCAGGCACGACACGAGGCCCGCGATACCGGCGTTGATGTGCACCACCGTGCCGCCCGCGAAGTCGAGCACGCCGTCCGCCGACAGCCAGCCGGTCGGCTCCCACACCATGTGCGCGATCGGCACGTAGACGATCAGCGACCAGAGCGTCATGAACACGAGCATCGCCGAGAACTTCATCCGGTCGGCGAACGCGCCGCAGATCAGCGCCGGCGTGATGATCGCGAACGTCATCTGGTAGACGAAGTAGACCGATTCCGGAATCGTCGTCGCCAGGTGGCTGACGGTCAGCGTGGTCGCCTTGTCGCCCTTCACGTAGGTCATCCCGTGCAGGAACACGCGCGACAGGCCGCCGATGAAGCCGTTGCCCGGCGTGAACGCGAGGCTGTAGCCGACCACCGTCCACAGCACCGTGATCAGCGCGGTGATCGCGAAGCTCTGCATCACGGTCGCGAGCACGTTCTTCTTGCGGACCATGCCCGCGTAGAACAGCGCGAGGCCGGGGATCGTCATGAACAGCACGAGCGCGGTGGACGTCAGCATCCACGCGGTGTCGCCGGCGCTGATCTTCGACGAATCGACGGAGAACGGCGCGGTCGGCGCGGCGGGTGCGGCCGGCGCGGACGCAGCCGCGGCAGCCGATGCGTCGGCGGCCGACGCGGGGGCGGCAGCAGCGGCAGGCGCCGATGCCTCGGTGGCGGCCGAAGCGGCTGCCGTTGCATCGGACGCCATTGCGGCGGGCGCGGACGCAGCCGCGGCCGAGGCCGCGTCGTCCGCGAGCGCGGGGCCGACACCGGCCGCGATCAGCGAGCCTGCCATCAGCAGGGACATCAGAAGTTTGCGCATCTCGGGTTTCCTCTTGTTGCTTGTCTTTGTCTGTTACAGCGCGTCTGCGCCGGTCTCCCCGGTCCGGATCCGGATCACCTGCTCGATCGGCGTGACGAAGATCTTCCCATCGCCGATCTTGCCGGTGCGCGCGGCCCGCTCGATCGCTTCCACCGCCTGGTCGACGAGATCGTCGGACACGGCCGCCTCGATCTTCATCTTCGGCAGGAAGTCGACCACGTATTCGGCGCCGCGGTACAGCTCGGTGTGCCCTTTCTGGCGCCCGAAGCCCTTCACCTCCGTCACCGTGATGCCCGAGACGCCGAGCGCGGAGAGCGCTTCGCGCGTCTCATCGAGCTTGAACGGCTTGATGATTGCGGTAATCAGTTTCATGAAGTCCTCTCGCTGGGTGGTCCCGTCGAATTGGTTGGAATGGTGTGACGGTCTCTTCCCAGCAACTCGCATGCCATGTTTGCGCGAGGACCGTCTCGAACGGCTCCTAAAAGGGGACGCATCACCCGTTGAAAGGTGTGGAAGCCCGGCCGAACGGTCAACGTGGGCCCGGTTTGCTGGCGCGTCGAAAGGATCGTTGCTAGAGTGCACGCACGTCCCGGTTCACCGGGCCATTCACCCATGCGGGCGCCATGCCCGGAATTCGCGCCAGCGGCGCACCATTTCCGGTCATGCGTGCATCATGGGCACGTACGCAACTGAAGATGCACATTTTTTGTGCAAGGAAGGGATATCTCATGAAGCAACCCAGCGATGTTTTCAACGACCTGCAGTCGCGCGTCAGCGACCTGCTGAAAAACTCGCCGGCCAAGGATGTCGAGCGCAACGTGAAGGCCATGCTGTCGCAAGGCTTCTCGAAGCTCGATCTCGTCACGCGCGAGGAGTTCGACACGCAGGCACAGGTGCTCGCCCGTACCCGCGTGCGTCTCGAGGAACTCGAAAAGCGCGTCGCGGAACTCGAGCAGAAGCTCGCAGCGCCCCAGGCCTGACGCCCCCTGACCGACCGGTCCGGGCGCGGGCCGCCTCGTGCGGCCCGCGCCCGCCCCCCGCCAGTCGGACAGTCAGCAAGCCGTTTCGTCGTTCTTCGCAGTCCCCCGCTCTTCGCAGTTCCTCGCTCTTCGCAGTTCGTCGTTCCTCGTTCTTTCTCGCGCCACGCCGGCAAGCGCGCACCGATTCCTCCGATTCCCGCGGCATGCGGCCCTGAACGGCCGTTGCCCGTCCGTTTCATTTACAGGAGCCTCGCCATGTCGCTCGCCGTGGTGCGCAGTCGCGCGCCGGCGGCCGGCCGCGCGCCGGACGTCACCGTCGAAGTCCATCTTGCCAACGGGTTGCCGTCGTTCTCGATCGTCGGCCTGCCCGATCTCGAAGTCCGCGAAAGCCGCGAGCGCGTGCGCGCCGCGCTGCAGAACTGCGGATTCGAATTCCCCGTGCGCCGCATCACGGTCAACCTCGCACCGGCCGACCTGCCGAAGGAGTCCGGCCGCTTCGACCTGCCGATCGCGCTCGGCATCCTCGCCGCGAACGGCCAGATCCCGGCCGACGCGCTGGCCGGCCGCGAATTCGCGGGCGAGCTGTCGCTGACCGGCGCGCTGCGGCCGATGCGCGGCGCGTTCGCGATGGCGTGCGGCGCGGCACGCGACTGGCGCGCGGGTGAAACCGGATCAAGCGTCGGTTCCGGCGCCCGGCCCGACGCGATGTCCGACCCAGCGGCCGGCCCGCCGGCCGCGTCGCGCCCGCCCGAGCTGTACCTGCCGCTCGACAGCGCCGCCGAGGCCGCGCTGGTGCCGGGCGTCACGGTGTTCGGCGCGCCCGACCTGCCCGCGCTGTGCGCGCACCTCGCCGGTGCGCCGGACGCGCGGCTCGCGCCGGTCGCGGCGCCCTGCCTCGACGGCGAGCCGGCGCCGGCCGCCCCCGATCTCGCGGACGTCATCGGCCAGCGCGGCGCCCGGCGCGCGCTCGAAGTGGCCGCCGCGGGCGGACACCACATGCTGATGATCGGGCCGCCCGGCGCCGGCAAGTCGATGCTGGCCGCGCGGCTGCCGGGCCTCCTGCCGCCGCTGACCGACGACGAGGCGCTGACGTCGGCCGCGCTCCTTTCCGCGAGCCGCCTCGGCTTCTCGCCCGCGCAGTGGCGGCGGCGGCCGTTCCGCTCGCCGCATCATTCGTCGAGCGCCGCTGCATTGGTTGGCGGCCGCAACCCACCGCAGCCGGGCGAGATCACGCTCGCGCACCTCGGCGTGCTGTTTCTCGACGAGTTGCCCGAATTCGACCGGCACGTGCTGGAAATGCTGCGCGAGCCGCTGGAAGTCGGCCGCATCACGATCTCGCGCGCGGCGCAGCAGGCCGATTTCCCCGCCGCGTGCCAGTTGATCGCCGCGATGAATCCGTGCCCGTGCGGCTGGCACGGCGATCCGTCCGGGCGCTGCCGCTGCTCGCCGGACGTCGCCTCACGCTACCTGCGCAAGCTGTCGGGGCCGCTGCTCGACCGGATCGACATCCAGATCGACCTGCCCGCGCTGTCGCCGGCCGAACTCGCCGCGCGCGCGACCGCGCACGGCGAATCGAGCGCCACGGTCGCTGCGCGGGTCGCCCAGGCGCGTGCGCTGCAGTTCGAGCGGCAGGGCAAGACGAATCACATGCTGAGCGGCCGCGAGACCGACGACCTGTGCCGCCCGACCGACGACGGCGAGCGGCTGCTGCGCGAGGCGGGGGAGCGCTTCGGCTGGTCGGCGCGCGCGTATTTCCGCGTGCTGAAGGTCGCGCGGACGATCGCCGACCTGGCCGGCGACCCGTTGCCGACGGCCGCGCAGATCGCCGAGGCGATCCGCTACCGGCGCGCGCTCACGGCGCTGTGAGCGCCCTCGGGGGACAAAATCCGGCTGTCAAGACTTGACTTATGCACAATTTAGCGAATCTGGCCCCGGATCGCCGCTCGCGAGCGCCTTGCTATCGCGAAATCCGTATCCCCTTGTTTCTATTGATTTTTCTTAAAGGGCGCGGAAGTCGCCGAATGCACCGGAAGGCCGTCCGGCGCGGCTTTGCGCGCGATTCGCCCAACTTTTCAACAAAGTTATCCACATGCGCTGTGGATAGCTGAAAAATCCCCGCAAAATCCGGAGATTAGCGTCGAAAGCTGCGAATGAACTTTCAGTTATCACAACGTGTCAGAGCGCCCTCGCCGGCCGGTGTCAGTCCAGTTTGAACGAGCCGAAAAACTGGTCGAGCTGTTCCTGCGCGAGCGGCCCGTCGGCGATCACGACGGCCTGATACGCATGCCGGCCGCGCGCCACGAGCCGCGCGACGATCGTCTTCTGCGCGTGGTCGCCGCCGCTGGCCGCGCCCGCGACCCGCAGCTCGAGCCCGTTCACCGCACCGCCGGCCGCGAGCGGCACCGGCACCGAGGCCGTCCGCGGCGCGCCTTCGAGATTGCGCGACAGCCCGGCGCGCAGGAACTCGAGCGCCGCGCGGCGCGTGTCGTCGCGGTCATCGGGCAGCGTCAGCGTGCCGACCGCGAACACCGCGCCGTCGACGTGCGCGGCCTGCATCCGCATCGGCATCGATGCGCCGCCCACCGCTATCGGGTGGTCCTCGACGGTCGGCTTCGCCG from Burkholderia ambifaria AMMD includes:
- a CDS encoding S41 family peptidase, yielding MRMKLKNIGLIAAGLATGVFATLQVSASAEQTATAPLPLDQLRLFAEVFGQIKREYVEPVDDKKLLTAAIKGMVSSLDPHSSFLDKTDYDELQEQTKGRFAGLGIEISQEDGLVKVISPIEDTPAFRAGIRPGDLITRINDKPVRGMTLDKAVKQMRGEPGTKVTLTIFRKSDDRTFPITVTRAVIRVQSVKMKLLDPGYAYIRITSFQERTTPDLAAKLQDIARQQPNLKGLIVDLRNNGGGLLQSAVGVAGAFLPPDSVVVSTNGQIPDSKQVYRDTYDNYRLPSFDGDPLKNLPPVFKTVPMIVLTNAYSASASEIVAGALQDAKRAQIMGKTTFGKGSVQTVRPMTADTALRLTTAYYYTPSGRSIQNKGITPDVPVDQYADGDPDDVLVTREVDYTNHLANTQDPNEKKEQEEREQRRMDQLRVLEEQNDKKTPEQRQKDRDRKPIEFGSADDFMMQQALNKLEGKPVQESKSRLAESTTKSPATKAATPAKASGAKAAAPKPASAPQ
- a CDS encoding HesA/MoeB/ThiF family protein, whose product is MNDDQLLRYSRHILVDEIGIEAQQRFLDAHALVVGAGGLGSPAAMYLAASGVGTITLVDADTVDLTNLQRQILHATASVGRSKVESGRDTLARLNPEVTVHAVAARVDDAWLDEHVPRAGVVLDCTDNFATRHAINRACVAHGVPLVSGAALRFDGQISTFDFRDPAAPCYACVFPEDQPFEEVACATMGVFAPTVGIIGAMQAAEALRVIGAIGTTLNGRLMMLDSLRMEWTTMKIARQADCPVCQGRH
- the ptsP gene encoding phosphoenolpyruvate--protein phosphotransferase; amino-acid sequence: MSFTLHGIPVSRGIAIGRAYLIAPAALDVAHYLIEANQIDAEVERFRTAREVVHRELNALRADLTDDTPSEVGAFIDVHTMILSDAMLVQETIDLVRTRRYNVEWALTEQLELLTRHFDDIEDEYLRERKADIEQVVERVLKALAGAPSASQALDRAAARGQNEMIVVAHDIAPADMMQFKSQSFQAFVTDLGGRTSHTAIVARSLGIPAAVGVQHASALIRQDDLIIVDGDQGIVIVDPAPIVLEEYSYRQSEKLLEQRKLQRLKFSPTQTLCGTKIELYANIELPDDAKAAVEAGAVGVGLFRSEFLFMHQKEMPEEEEQFAAYKRAVEWMKGMPVTIRTIDVGADKPLEALDEGYETAPNPALGLRAIRWSLSEPQMFLTQLRAILRASAFGQVKILIPMLAHAQEIDQTLDLIREAKRQLDDAGLAYDPNVRIGAMIEIPAAAIALPLFLKRFDFLSIGTNDLIQYTLAIDRADNAVAHLYDPLHPAVLHLISYTLREAKRAGVSVSVCGEMAGDPTLTRLLLGMGLTEFSMHPSQLLVVKQEILRAHLKALEKPTADVLAAFEPEEVQAALKRLAVAEPRADDAAA
- a CDS encoding HPr family phosphocarrier protein codes for the protein MLQQETTIVNKLGLHARASAKLTQLAGNFQSEVWMTRNGRKINAKSIMGVMMLAAGIGSSVTIETEGPDEREAMDALLKLIADKFGEGQ
- a CDS encoding PTS sugar transporter subunit IIA; protein product: MAGILIIAHAPLATALRDCIAHIYGGVPARIGCIDVLADSDPTQVMAFAHAELARLREENGVVVLTDMYGATPANIAGQLAKLDNVRVLAGVNLPMLVRAVCYRTVPLDKLVDKALSGGAKGVHEVAAGTPPPPTEAGCGQCAPIPPEPQPRTESH
- the gshB gene encoding glutathione synthase: MDILFIADPLERFKIYKDSTYAMMAEAARRGHAIYTCQPHQLAWTGSGVEADVQRVTIVGDTTDLHRHPWYEAGAHESRQMTSFGAVLMRKDPPFDMEYVTATWMLELAERAGARVFNKPQSIRDHSEKLAIGEFPQFVAPTLVTRDAARLRAFHAAHGDVIVKPLDGMGGMGVFRVKADGMNLGAIIEMLGHDGTRSLMIQKFIPEITAGDKRILLIAGEPVPYSLARIPQGSEVRGNLAAGGLGVAQPLTPHDREIAETLGPVLAARGLLLVGLDAIGDWLTEVNVTSPTCFREIMEQTGFDVAAMFIDALERAAA
- the gshA gene encoding glutamate--cysteine ligase, translated to MVPHLVTALNGPLLELEQKILDATPAIERWFRLEWQEHTPPFYCSVDLRNAGFKLAPVDANLFPGAFNNLPSEVLPLAVQAAMAAIEKICPDAKNLLVIPELPTRNAFYLENVARLATIMRQAGLNVRFGSLDPSITDMTPITLADGQKIVLEPLERSQRRLGLKNFDPCSILLNNDLSAGIPAVLENLHEQYLLPPLHAGWAVRRKSTHFSCYDDVAKKFAKMVGVDPWMVNPYFAHVEGVDWQAHEGEQALADAIDGVLKKIARKYREYGISEKPYVVVKADAGTAGRGVMTVHDAAEIGRMSKAERTQMAESKAGLAVRDVIVQEGVYTFERVGDEVAEPVVYMIDRYVVGGFYRTHGGRERDQNLNAPGMHYVPLGFEHTALPDAGAKPGAAPPNRFYMYGVVARLSLIASSIELEKTDPEAIQV
- a CDS encoding ammonium transporter → MRKLLMSLLMAGSLIAAGVGPALADDAASAAAASAPAAMASDATAAASAATEASAPAAAAAPASAADASAAAAASAPAAPAAPTAPFSVDSSKISAGDTAWMLTSTALVLFMTIPGLALFYAGMVRKKNVLATVMQSFAITALITVLWTVVGYSLAFTPGNGFIGGLSRVFLHGMTYVKGDKATTLTVSHLATTIPESVYFVYQMTFAIITPALICGAFADRMKFSAMLVFMTLWSLIVYVPIAHMVWEPTGWLSADGVLDFAGGTVVHINAGIAGLVSCLMLGKRVGFGRESMAPHNLVLTMIGGSMLWVGWFGFNAGSAVAADGRAGFAMLTTQIATACAALGWMFAEWLTHGKPSVLGIVSGAVAGLVAITPAAGFVGVPGALVIGIAAGVVCYWSATWLKSKLGYDDSLDAFGVHGVGGVLGALLTGVFAVKDIGGFDGSLLLQAKGVLITLVYSGVLSFVLLKLIDLTIGLRVSEEEEREGLDVVLHGEHVE